In Candidatus Hydrogenedens sp., one genomic interval encodes:
- a CDS encoding lysophospholipid acyltransferase family protein, with product MRLPDIPYDSPYTFSRKQKIALTILPPVISFFLKNLFALCEWTVFDKEEYVDRTMETEGRVLIAFWHEHMAFGAHLFQGTHYHTLTSYSYDGELAARIVHRFGLEAVRGSSSKGGSDALKGLQKALENQGCVGWTLDGPKGPRRVAKPGIAVLSARTKTPIVPMTAIVSKCWRLNSWDCFPVPKPFSKIYVSFGPIIPPPSSEEEHQIENTRREVENALNTLIQRLQKVTGIQESI from the coding sequence GTGAGATTACCTGACATTCCATACGACAGTCCCTATACCTTCTCACGAAAACAAAAAATTGCGTTAACAATTCTTCCTCCCGTTATTTCTTTTTTTCTGAAAAATCTCTTTGCCCTTTGTGAATGGACTGTTTTTGATAAAGAGGAATATGTTGACCGAACGATGGAAACAGAGGGACGAGTATTAATTGCTTTCTGGCACGAACACATGGCTTTTGGAGCTCATTTGTTTCAAGGAACACATTATCATACCCTAACGAGTTATAGTTATGATGGAGAATTGGCTGCGCGTATAGTTCACCGTTTTGGATTAGAGGCTGTTCGTGGGTCAAGTTCTAAAGGGGGAAGCGATGCATTAAAAGGATTACAAAAAGCACTGGAAAATCAGGGCTGTGTAGGCTGGACATTAGATGGTCCCAAAGGTCCGCGGCGAGTTGCGAAACCCGGTATCGCCGTTTTATCGGCAAGAACAAAAACGCCCATTGTGCCTATGACGGCAATTGTTAGCAAGTGCTGGCGCCTTAACTCATGGGATTGTTTTCCCGTTCCCAAACCTTTTTCTAAAATATATGTCAGTTTTGGTCCTATAATTCCTCCTCCATCATCAGAAGAAGAACATCAAATTGAAAATACCCGAAGAGAAGTTGAGAATGCACTAAATACACTTATCCAACGACTACAAAAAGTAACAGGTATCCAGGAAAGTATATAA
- a CDS encoding CehA/McbA family metallohydrolase: MKIKNPYLNSANSIWVKGNLHTHTSVSDGAFSPQDTINRYASLGYQFLMFSEHDLVAPINGLDTKGMVIIQGNEITEEGPHLLHVNAKKKVNPYLNRQKVLDEIRKDNGFAIISHPNWEEDFNHCPQEFLETWENYTGIEVYNGVVRCLPGNPCATDRWDLLLSQGKFVWGYANDDTHWEENFGVAWNVAQVESLTLENVLNALKNGNFYTSTGVEIEKIIVNSNKISLTTSNAKKIAVIVDYGRRIKEVHGNSICYEISDTFPYSYIRFECWGEGEAQAWTQPFRLV, translated from the coding sequence TTGAAAATCAAAAATCCTTATTTGAATTCGGCAAATTCTATTTGGGTAAAAGGGAATTTACACACACATACAAGTGTAAGTGATGGTGCCTTCAGCCCACAGGATACTATAAACCGATATGCTTCTTTAGGCTATCAATTCCTTATGTTTAGCGAACACGATTTGGTGGCTCCTATAAATGGGCTGGACACAAAGGGAATGGTTATCATTCAGGGGAATGAAATAACAGAAGAAGGACCCCATTTGCTTCATGTAAACGCGAAAAAGAAGGTTAATCCCTATCTAAACCGTCAAAAGGTTCTGGATGAGATACGAAAAGATAATGGTTTTGCTATTATTTCCCATCCTAACTGGGAAGAGGATTTTAATCATTGTCCGCAGGAATTTTTGGAGACATGGGAAAATTACACGGGTATTGAGGTGTACAATGGTGTTGTTCGTTGTTTACCGGGAAATCCCTGTGCCACAGACCGTTGGGACTTACTTCTTTCTCAGGGAAAATTTGTCTGGGGATATGCCAATGACGATACCCATTGGGAAGAGAACTTCGGCGTTGCATGGAATGTTGCACAGGTTGAAAGTTTGACCCTGGAAAATGTCCTGAACGCTCTAAAAAATGGGAACTTTTACACCAGCACAGGAGTTGAGATAGAAAAAATCATTGTCAATTCAAATAAAATATCTCTAACTACCTCCAATGCTAAGAAAATTGCTGTTATTGTGGACTATGGTCGGAGAATTAAAGAAGTTCATGGGAATTCTATCTGTTATGAAATTAGCGATACTTTCCCATATTCCTACATTCGTTTTGAATGTTGGGGAGAAGGTGAAGCTCAAGCGTGGACGCAGCCTTTCCGTTTGGTATAA
- a CDS encoding CPBP family intramembrane metalloprotease, giving the protein MSIRIILVVLFSMYFLLELCRHFFQIQKLTAIVKIIQSLLLICAVVYLIVQQILPRNLFFVPNWITGLLLGHILYTLGFLIIVGFNPIVKNQFLSFLQVCRFSFLSPMILGRTFIVALTEEIIYRATIQPILIGIIGNVVIAILIVSISFTLVHEHIFKNQLRQNVEFLIFSVIISILYLITNDLGFVTIVHFIRNMESNYLEFQEKLQETNDPEKCLDELERTLFEVSGVS; this is encoded by the coding sequence GTGAGTATCAGGATAATTCTTGTCGTCCTCTTCTCCATGTATTTTCTACTGGAATTATGCCGCCATTTTTTCCAAATTCAGAAATTAACTGCAATTGTAAAAATCATTCAGTCTCTTTTACTTATTTGTGCGGTTGTTTATTTGATTGTTCAGCAAATACTCCCGAGAAATTTATTCTTCGTGCCGAACTGGATTACAGGATTGTTATTAGGGCATATTTTATACACTCTTGGTTTTCTTATCATAGTAGGTTTTAATCCCATCGTTAAAAATCAATTTCTATCCTTTTTACAGGTATGCCGTTTTTCTTTTCTTTCGCCTATGATATTAGGTAGAACTTTCATTGTTGCACTTACAGAGGAAATTATTTATCGCGCTACTATCCAGCCTATTCTGATAGGAATAATCGGTAATGTTGTTATTGCCATTCTGATAGTATCCATCAGTTTTACCTTAGTGCATGAACATATTTTTAAAAATCAATTACGGCAGAATGTCGAATTTTTGATATTCTCTGTTATTATAAGTATTCTCTACCTGATTACAAATGATTTAGGTTTTGTAACAATTGTCCATTTCATTCGTAATATGGAAAGCAATTACCTGGAATTTCAGGAGAAATTACAGGAAACAAATGACCCTGAGAAATGTTTGGACGAGTTAGAAAGGACCCTGTTTGAGGTAAGCGGAGTTTCTTGA
- a CDS encoding GLUG motif-containing protein — protein MNNRDCYGKPIYFFLFLFCCVIFLSGSSSWATPIQISSIEELQKIGNDANYPLNGVYELTEDIDASATSNWNEKAGFKPIGTFNNPFAGDFNGKGYKIKGLVISRADEDDIGLFGYVDAGGKVHNLRLENVSIKGNSNVGGIVGRNEGVVTQSCVNSGTIKGADYVGGLTGQNVGTVSQCYNLATITGNNRVGGLIGENLASVSNSYNSSSVTGKDYVGGLIGYNNSQGNNVTNCYSRGTVRTTAASTEERITGGLIAKKESGNINNCYWDINASGQSTSDGGTGKTTEEMKQKGTFINWDFETVWRIYSSDVYPYPYPFLRDISPGSIIVDSVGELQKIGKIYPLNGEFELIKDIDMSGIDLPPIGTNKDNPFKGKFDGKGYKIIGLTINRTSENYVGLFGYVDTKGEIKNLNIENASVSGSSFVGILAGQSYGTVSNCYTEGSVSGYTSASSSTSSSIGVLIGQNHGTVSSCRAKGSISGSTNISSIGILAGQNYGTISSCHAEGSVSGYASIGGAVGSNSGKISSCYAEVTTQGSINVGGLVGENNNEISNCYATGSVSGILYSGGLVGGNYRGTINYCYSAGPVSKTSGASYIGGLLGYNHLGTVSNSYWDTETSKQSSSAGGTGKTTAKMKQRATFAGWDFEKVWYIKENESYPQLISQFVGLNVVPDVVGMNQNSAQTVIKSANLTVGDVIQECSNDTSSGNVISQNPPAGTQVDPGSVVTIKVSTGACPMTLKELKNIIKKRFSLLDANGDNLISWDELSIVYPWLTREIFSQIDTNGDGNISQDEATTKNACGCTSKSFGNDSLWRHLFDFIFIGILLFMMNGSRLNK, from the coding sequence ATGAATAATCGAGATTGTTACGGAAAGCCTATATATTTTTTCTTATTTCTATTTTGTTGCGTGATTTTTCTTTCTGGAAGTAGTTCCTGGGCAACTCCAATTCAGATAAGTAGTATTGAGGAGTTACAGAAGATAGGCAATGATGCAAACTACCCCTTAAATGGAGTATATGAATTAACAGAAGATATTGACGCAAGTGCCACATCAAACTGGAATGAAAAAGCGGGATTTAAACCTATAGGAACATTTAATAATCCATTTGCAGGTGATTTTAATGGCAAAGGTTACAAGATAAAAGGTCTTGTCATATCGCGGGCAGATGAAGACGATATAGGATTGTTTGGCTATGTAGATGCAGGCGGTAAAGTTCATAATCTCCGTTTGGAAAATGTTTCAATTAAGGGTAATTCGAATGTAGGTGGGATTGTCGGACGAAACGAGGGAGTAGTAACTCAGAGTTGTGTTAATAGCGGAACGATAAAAGGAGCCGATTATGTTGGTGGTCTTACAGGACAAAATGTAGGAACAGTAAGTCAGTGTTATAATCTTGCGACGATAACAGGAAATAACCGCGTTGGGGGACTTATAGGCGAAAATCTGGCTTCCGTTAGTAATAGTTACAATTCAAGTTCCGTTACAGGGAAAGATTATGTTGGGGGACTTATAGGCTATAATAATAGCCAGGGAAATAATGTAACTAATTGTTATAGTAGGGGAACGGTCAGGACTACAGCCGCTTCCACAGAAGAACGCATAACAGGTGGACTTATCGCAAAAAAAGAAAGTGGTAATATTAACAATTGTTACTGGGACATAAATGCGTCGGGGCAGAGTACTTCTGATGGAGGCACAGGAAAAACAACGGAGGAAATGAAACAGAAAGGCACTTTTATAAATTGGGATTTTGAAACCGTTTGGAGAATTTATTCCAGTGATGTATATCCTTATCCCTATCCTTTCTTACGGGATATTAGTCCGGGAAGTATCATTGTGGACAGTGTTGGAGAATTACAGAAGATAGGAAAGATTTATCCTTTAAATGGCGAGTTTGAATTAATTAAAGATATTGATATGTCGGGCATAGATTTGCCTCCTATTGGAACGAACAAAGATAATCCCTTTAAAGGCAAATTTGATGGGAAAGGATATAAAATAATCGGTCTAACAATTAATCGAACTTCCGAAAACTATGTTGGTTTATTTGGCTATGTTGATACAAAAGGCGAGATTAAGAATTTGAACATAGAAAATGCTTCGGTATCAGGGTCTTCTTTCGTTGGTATATTGGCGGGTCAAAGTTATGGTACCGTGAGTAATTGTTATACAGAGGGTTCTGTATCCGGGTATACCAGTGCTTCTTCAAGCACTTCTTCCTCTATTGGTGTATTAATAGGTCAAAATCATGGGACAGTGAGTAGTTGTCGTGCAAAGGGTTCCATTTCAGGCTCTACAAACATTTCTTCTATCGGAATATTAGCGGGTCAAAATTATGGCACTATAAGTAGTTGTCATGCAGAAGGTTCTGTGTCCGGGTATGCTTCGATTGGTGGTGCCGTAGGTTCAAATTCTGGCAAGATAAGTAGTTGTTATGCAGAAGTTACAACGCAGGGGAGTATAAATGTTGGTGGTTTGGTAGGTGAAAATAATAATGAAATAAGTAACTGTTATGCTACGGGTTCTGTTTCCGGTATTTTATATAGTGGCGGTCTTGTAGGCGGAAACTATAGGGGCACAATAAATTATTGTTATTCAGCAGGTCCTGTATCAAAAACTTCAGGGGCTTCATATATTGGCGGACTTTTGGGATATAATCATTTAGGTACGGTAAGTAATTCGTATTGGGATACAGAAACATCAAAACAGAGCAGTTCTGCGGGTGGCACTGGTAAAACAACGGCAAAAATGAAACAACGAGCCACTTTTGCAGGTTGGGATTTTGAAAAGGTATGGTATATAAAAGAAAATGAATCGTATCCGCAATTAATATCCCAATTTGTTGGTTTAAATGTTGTTCCAGATGTGGTCGGTATGAATCAGAATTCCGCACAGACTGTAATAAAGTCTGCAAATTTGACAGTAGGGGATGTTATACAGGAATGTAGTAATGACACATCCTCAGGGAATGTTATAAGTCAGAATCCCCCAGCGGGAACTCAAGTAGACCCGGGTTCCGTAGTTACTATTAAGGTTTCCACAGGTGCATGCCCAATGACATTAAAAGAATTAAAGAACATAATAAAGAAGCGTTTTTCACTATTGGATGCGAATGGAGATAACTTGATAAGTTGGGATGAATTAAGTATTGTATATCCCTGGTTAACTCGAGAGATATTCAGTCAAATAGATACCAATGGCGATGGGAATATCAGTCAAGACGAAGCAACAACAAAGAATGCTTGTGGCTGTACCAGCAAATCTTTTGGCAACGATTCCTTATGGAGACATCTATTTGATTTTATATTTATTGGAATATTATTGTTTATGATGAACGGTTCACGATTAAATAAATAA
- a CDS encoding DUF4203 domain-containing protein, which produces MDIFQQILNFPIHLSTIFLVMLLGFLICFTGYRIVYWIIGLCGFCILSSSSFLLLEGYATHLFPLTIALSFFLGILGSLFAIFFYKSGIFLLGVIGGFSFGIVLLPVMNIPIILLISGILGGILSFVIEKIIIVVATSSIGSLIVVWAIVRLLELIGILSITPDFEPSYFRMISMLTWLGLGLLGCAIQYKYSKSTPKKRNETL; this is translated from the coding sequence GTGGATATTTTTCAACAAATACTAAATTTTCCCATCCATCTATCTACGATATTTTTAGTAATGTTGTTGGGCTTTCTGATATGTTTTACAGGTTATCGCATAGTTTATTGGATTATTGGATTGTGTGGCTTTTGTATATTAAGTTCCAGTTCTTTCCTGCTTCTTGAGGGATATGCAACACACCTTTTCCCTTTAACGATTGCTCTTTCCTTTTTTTTAGGTATATTAGGTAGTCTTTTTGCGATTTTCTTTTACAAATCAGGAATTTTTTTATTAGGTGTGATTGGTGGATTTTCTTTCGGGATTGTTTTATTGCCGGTAATGAATATTCCTATTATCTTACTTATTTCAGGCATATTGGGAGGTATTCTATCTTTTGTTATCGAAAAAATAATCATTGTTGTTGCAACATCTTCTATTGGTTCGCTAATTGTCGTATGGGCTATAGTGCGATTGCTTGAATTGATAGGTATCCTTTCTATTACTCCCGATTTCGAACCCTCCTATTTTCGAATGATTAGTATGCTCACATGGTTAGGACTGGGCTTATTAGGATGTGCTATACAATATAAATATTCAAAGTCAACACCCAAAAAAAGAAATGAAACTTTGTAA
- a CDS encoding GNAT family protein, producing MSIITKSFIRRADRDDLDTLIRWMEDEDFQYFLYGDPARSPRTIREQIIGFLSKNTGSPIPASVYFIVDSPEGPLGMISLQNISWRNRSCNLDVYIAPEHRNHLTTGINVFRALEYAFDELNLHRITAIIYSFNKPSWKLLEFLGAQRELTLKDHITRNGVWHDVYVYGLLKEEFQIWRKKNTEHTREITLQKMAESMKNHLEKSL from the coding sequence GTGAGTATTATTACAAAATCTTTTATCCGTAGAGCAGACCGAGACGACTTAGATACACTCATCCGCTGGATGGAAGATGAAGATTTTCAATATTTTTTATATGGTGACCCTGCCCGTTCTCCGCGAACTATTCGTGAACAGATTATCGGATTTCTAAGTAAAAATACAGGAAGTCCTATCCCTGCCAGTGTCTATTTTATCGTTGATTCTCCAGAAGGACCTTTAGGTATGATTTCACTACAAAATATTAGTTGGCGAAATCGTTCCTGCAATCTGGATGTATATATAGCCCCGGAACATCGAAATCATCTGACCACGGGGATTAATGTTTTTCGTGCATTAGAGTATGCCTTTGACGAACTCAATTTACATCGTATTACCGCTATTATTTATTCCTTTAATAAACCTTCATGGAAATTATTGGAATTTCTGGGAGCCCAAAGGGAACTTACGCTGAAAGACCACATTACCCGAAACGGTGTCTGGCATGATGTTTATGTTTACGGCTTGCTAAAAGAGGAATTTCAAATCTGGCGTAAGAAAAATACTGAACATACAAGGGAAATTACCCTGCAAAAAATGGCAGAAAGCATGAAGAACCATCTGGAGAAGTCTCTGTGA
- a CDS encoding GNAT family protein, translating into MIKKTHAIIRNADRFDAKELLRFYLHKPIFASLLDTKREPLMPNLSELEELLQHKDAAQSFYAVENKMGDICGFVVLKGINPEALFGEIMLLFENETYEREEVLIQEALEFIETRAFEQLHLRKLMTTCLDEEENLRNFLLNHSYQCEGCMREVLFTSGKWHNLETWAKFQITKVCRKN; encoded by the coding sequence ATGATAAAAAAAACTCATGCGATTATTCGCAATGCAGACCGTTTTGATGCTAAAGAACTCCTTCGTTTCTATCTGCACAAACCTATATTTGCTTCCCTGCTGGATACGAAACGGGAACCGCTCATGCCCAATCTGAGCGAGTTAGAGGAACTTCTGCAACATAAAGATGCGGCTCAGTCCTTTTATGCAGTTGAAAATAAAATGGGCGACATTTGCGGTTTCGTTGTCCTGAAAGGGATAAATCCCGAAGCACTTTTTGGAGAGATAATGCTTCTTTTTGAAAATGAAACATACGAAAGAGAAGAGGTTCTAATTCAAGAAGCACTGGAATTTATTGAGACGCGGGCATTTGAACAACTCCATCTAAGAAAATTAATGACGACCTGTTTGGATGAAGAGGAAAATCTGCGAAACTTTTTATTAAATCATTCCTATCAATGCGAGGGATGTATGCGAGAGGTGCTATTTACCTCTGGAAAATGGCATAATCTTGAGACATGGGCAAAATTTCAAATAACGAAAGTTTGTCGGAAGAATTGA